The stretch of DNA ATTTGCCAAAAGGGAAAACATCCGGACTGGTGGAAAGTCATCGAATTCTTGAAGGGATTCCCGGAATAGGTATTGTCCACTTAACCAAACGCGATGTAGTTCGCCATCCCTTAGTACAGAGAATTATTGACGCATACGAGTCTCATCGTAGATTAGACAATTCCGATGCCGTATCTCCCCAGTCGGATGAAAGACGGAGTGAGCATAAGCCATGAGCGAAAATACCGGAACCCAGCGAAAAATTGGGTTCCCGTCATCGAAAATAATTTCCGAAATGCAAGGATTTCAAAGGCAACGAATCCTCAATATCCGTATCCTTTTGACAGGAATAGGTGCCATTGTTATCTCTGCTTTTCTTATTACTACTAATATAAATCGTGAGACTTTGACACCGGAAGAGGTAGACCGTGAAATTGTAGCCCAGCAGGAACTTCGGGCAGATTTTAGTTTCCAGACAGAAGATGTTAAAGCGACACGAGAAGCCAAGAATCAAGCACGGACGAAAGTCCCGCCTCATTATCGTGTTGCACAGGAGAAAGTGCAGGAACAGATTCAAAGCCTTCGACATAGAATCTCACAGATTCAGGAAATACGGACACGAATATTAGATAATTATTTTCAACAAAAGAAAAGTCCAGACCTGTTCGATGTGTCACAGGTCTTTTCCTATGCCCAGAACGAATTTGATAAATTTTATCCCTCTTTTCAATGGAGTCAAGATATTGAAAGCGAAAAATTGGTGGCGTGGGTTCTTGCCGATATTGAAACAGAAATTCGAAATAGAAC from Candidatus Hydrogenedens sp. encodes:
- a CDS encoding PhoH family protein, which codes for LPKGKTSGLVESHRILEGIPGIGIVHLTKRDVVRHPLVQRIIDAYESHRRLDNSDAVSPQSDERRSEHKP